Proteins encoded in a region of the Raphanus sativus cultivar WK10039 chromosome 8, ASM80110v3, whole genome shotgun sequence genome:
- the LOC108818704 gene encoding LOW QUALITY PROTEIN: CDPK-related kinase 8 (The sequence of the model RefSeq protein was modified relative to this genomic sequence to represent the inferred CDS: inserted 1 base in 1 codon) yields MGGCTSKPSTSDRPNNPFFPGNDYPLVNXPTPSAAKASPFFPFYTPSPARHHRRNKSRDVANGGGESKSATSTPLRQLRRAFNPPSPAKHIRAALRRRKFKKEAALSAEAAEAPPQEEGEEVGLDKRFGFAKDFQSRVELGDEIGRGHFGYTCSAKFKRGELKGHVVAVKIIPKSKMTSAIAIEDVRREVKILKALSGHKNLVQFYDAFEDNANVYIAMELCEGGELLDRILARGGKYSEEDAKQVIIQILNVVAFCHLQGVVHRDLKPENFLYTSKEENSQLKAIDFGLSDFVKPDERLNDIVGSAYYVAPEVLHRSYTTEADVWSIGVIAYILLCGSRPFWARTESGIFRAVLKADPSFDEAPWPFLSSEAKDFVKRLLFKDPRRRMSASQALMHPWIRGYNRDMNIPFDILIFRQMKAYLRSSSLRKAALRALSKTLITDEIIYLKTQFSLLSPNKDGLITLETIRSALSRNATEEMKESRVPEFLALLNGLQHRGMDLEEFCAAAVNVHQHESLDCWEESIRHAYELFEMNGNRAIVIEELASELGVGPAITVHSVLREWIRHTDGKLSFFGFAKLLHGVSVRPSVKTPR; encoded by the exons ATGGGAGGCTGCACCTCCAAACCCTCCACCTCCGACAGACCCAACAACCCTTTCTTCCCCGGCAACGACTACCCCCTAGTTA AACCCACCCCTTCCGCCGCAAAGGCCTCTCCTTTCTTCCCCTTCTACACCCCCAGCCCCGCTCGCCACCACCGCCGCAACAAGAGCCGCGACGTCGCCAACGGAGGCGGAGAGAGCAAGAGCGCGACGAGCACGCCGCTCCGCCAGTTACGGCGCGCGTTCAACCCTCCGTCTCCGGCGAAACACATACGCGCGGCGCTACGGCGGAGGAAATTTAAAAAGGAGGCCGCTTTATCGGCGGAAGCGGCGGAGGCTCCGCCGCAGGAGGAGGGGGAGGAGGTGGGGCTCGACAAAAGGTTCGGCTTTGCGAAGGATTTTCAGAGCAGAGTGGAGTTAGGGGATGAGATTGGACGAGGGCATTTTGGGTATACTTGCTCCGCTAAGTTCAAGAGAGGTGAGCTCAAAGGTCATGTGGTTGCTGTTAAGATCATCCCCAAATCTAAG ATGACAAGTGCAATAGCTATAGAAGATGTGAGAAGGGAAGTGAAGATTCTAAAGGCTTTATCTGGACATAAGAATCTGGTTCAGTTCTATGATGCATTTGAGGACAATGCTAACGTCTACATTGCCATGGA GCTTTGTGAAGGTGGTGAGCTACTTGACAGAATACTAGCAAG GGGAGGGAAGTACTCAGAGGAGGATGCAAAACAAGTAATTATACAAATCCTAAACGTTGTAGCTTTCTGTCATCTCCAAGGAGTTGTTCATAGAGATCTTAAACCAGAG AACTTCTTGTACACTTCCAAGGAGGAGAACTCTCAGCTCAAAGCCATAGACTTTGGCTTATCAGATTTTGTTAAACCAG ATGAGAGACTCAATGACATAGTTGGAAGTGCGTACTACGTAGCTCCTGAAGTTCTACACAGATCATACACAACAGAAGCAGATGTGTGGAGCATTGGAGTCATAGCATACATTCTACTATGTGGTAGCCGTCCGTTTTGGGCAAGAACAGAATCTGGAATCTTCAGAGCGGTTCTTAAAGCTGACCCTAGTTTCGATGAAGCTCCTTGGCCCTTCTTGTCCTCTGAAGCTAAAGACTTTGTCAAGCGGTTATTGTTTAAGGATCCTCGGAGAAGAATGTCAGCTTCCCAAGCCTTGA TGCATCCTTGGATCCGTGGTTATAATAGGGATATGAATATACCGTTTGATATCCTGATCTTTAGGCAGATGAAGGCCTACTTGCGGTCTTCTTCATTGCGCAAAGCTGCTTTGAGG GCATTGTCCAAGACGTTGATAACTGATGAGATTATTTACCTGAAAACTCAATTTTCTCTCCTCTCACCAAACAAAGATGGCCTCATCACTTTGGAAACCATTAGATCG GCACTTTCAAGAAATGCAACAGAAGAAATGAAGGAGTCTCGAGTCCCAGAGTTTCTTGCTTTG CTAAATGGACTTCAACACAGAGGAATGGACTTGGAAGAGTTCTGTGCAGCGGCTGTAAACGTTCATCAGCATGAGTCGCTTGATTGTTGGGAGGAGAGCATTCGTCATGCTTATGAGCTATTTGAAATGAATGGAAACAGAGCTATCGTCATTGAAGAACTCGCTTCT GAACTTGGGGTTGGACCAGCTATAACAGTACATTCGGTTCTACGTGAATGGATAAGACACACAGATGGGAAACTGAGTTTCTTCGGGTTTGCTAAACTCTTACATGGAGTCTCTGTTCGACCCTCGGTGAAAACTCCACGGTGA
- the LOC108821574 gene encoding peroxidase 10 has product MDHKIFSYWFITHLAILSLLFNDVVPSFPPGYNDGPKNGYNNGYNSGYNNGYNNGHGSRGYGIISNLDYRFYDRSCPRLQMMVKSGVWRAFKDDSRIAASLLRLHFHDCFVNGCDGSILLDDSEDFKGEKNALPNRNSVRGFDVIEDIKSDIESACPLTVSCADIVALAAREAVVLTGGPFWPVPLGRRDSLTASEQAANTNLPSPFEPLENITAKFVSLGLDFKDVVVLSGAHTIGFAQCFVFKHRLFNFKGSGQPDPNLAASSDLLSKLTDTCPDVDSSNSNLAALDAASVVKFDNAYYVNLMNNVGLLDSDQILMSDSNAAALVKSYSANPYLFSRDFAVSMVKMGNIGVMTGSDGVIRAKCGFPG; this is encoded by the exons atggatcaCAAAATCTTTTCGTATTGGTTTATTACCCACCTAGCAATCTTAAGCCTTCTCTTCAACGACGTCGTCCCTTCGTTTCCTCCGGGATATAACGATGGTCCTAAAAATGGTTATAACAATGGTTACAATAGTGGTTACAACAATGGTTATAACAATGGTCACGGTTCTCGCGGATACGGTATAATTAGCAATCTCGACTATCGATTCTATGACCGGTCTTGTCCTCGTCTACAGATGATGGTCAAGTCCGGAGTTTGGCGAGCTTTTAAAGATGATTCTCGAATTGCTGCATCTCTTCTCCGTCTCCATTTCCACGATTGTTTTGTCAAT GGTTGTGATGGCTCAATCCTTTTAGATGATTCAGAGGATTTCAAAGGAGAGAAGAACGCTTTGCCAAACAGAAATTCGGTTCGTGGTTTCGACGTTATAGAAGACATCAAATCTGATATTGAAAGTGCTTGTCCCTTAACTGTCTCATGCGCCGATATAGTTGCTCTTGCAGCTAGAGAAGCCGTTGTTCTC ACCGGAGGGCCGTTTTGGCCGGTGCCTTTGGGGAGAAGGGACTCGTTGACGGCGAGTGAGCAAGCGGCTAATACAAATCTGCCCTCACCGTTTGAGCCGTTGGAGAATATAACGGCCAAGTTTGTGTCCCTTGGACTCGACTTCAAAGATGTTGTTGTCCTCTCAG GAGCACATACCATAGGATTTGCACAATGTTTCGTGTTCAAGCACCGGCTCTTCAACTTCAAGGGCTCAGGACAGCCTGACCCAAACCTAGCGGCCTCCTCAGATCTTCTCTCAAAGCTAACGGACACATGTCCTGATGTAGACTCATCTAACTCTAACCTTGCTGCTCTTGACGCAGCTAGTGTTGTCAAGTTCGACAATGCTTATTATGTGAACCTCATGAATAACGTTGGACTGCTTGATTCCGATCAAATCCTTATGTCGGATTCCAACGCAGCTGCTTTGGTGAAGTCGTACAGCGCGAACCCGTACTTGTTCTCGAGGGATTTCGCGGTTTCAATGGTTAAAATGGGGAATATTGGAGTTATGACCGGAAGTGACGGAGTGATTAGAGCAAAGTGTGGATTTCCAGGTTAA